Proteins encoded by one window of Chondromyces crocatus:
- a CDS encoding SMI1/KNR4 family protein — protein MSMSDLERALDLIGQHAEEASFIGPRTELLVRTAEKALGLRLPPTYRHFVGALGAGSFGAAEIYGVIDTDFELSSVPDAIWATLRARDEHELPADLVMLGRAPDEVICLQILASGEEGPVLSMNLGEDPARIGTQRLAPDFGAYFLGLVEEELEGVR, from the coding sequence ATGAGCATGAGCGACCTGGAGCGCGCGCTGGACCTCATCGGCCAGCATGCCGAGGAGGCCTCGTTCATCGGGCCGAGGACGGAGCTGCTGGTGAGGACCGCCGAGAAGGCGCTGGGCCTCCGGTTGCCGCCGACGTACCGGCACTTCGTGGGGGCGCTCGGCGCAGGCAGCTTCGGCGCTGCGGAGATCTACGGGGTCATCGACACCGACTTCGAGCTGTCGTCGGTGCCCGATGCCATCTGGGCGACCCTGCGGGCCAGGGACGAGCACGAGCTGCCCGCCGATCTGGTGATGCTGGGGCGAGCCCCCGACGAGGTGATCTGCTTGCAGATCCTGGCCTCGGGGGAGGAGGGGCCGGTGCTCTCCATGAACCTGGGCGAGGATCCTGCGCGGATCGGGACACAGCGGCTGGCGCCGGATTTCGGCGCGTACTTCCTCGGCCTCGTCGAGGAGGAGCTGGAGGGAGTGCGATGA
- the tssI gene encoding type VI secretion system tip protein TssI/VgrG encodes MPLLQLSFASGASSLTVRRFVVHEALSSLFTVHVWARGLDPSLDLSPIVGQAASLRVDNGLSFAHRPERLWAGLCVFAIQEQAELPPVLSTYRFTIAPVMWLLTRRSAHRIFQHLSIPDIIDKLLAEWRIEPTWEVDRGRYPKLEFKLQYGESDFAFVCRLLEEAGITFLFEDTADSTKLVFRDEPQTRASRGAPLPYYEHANQAAEKEFVTEVKLGHEIRSGAFVLQDYDFRRPALKLAEEAPKATAPEDKYELAHYEPGTYLAELGSGGDTPVADDKGIARYDVGYGKEKATRLLAGARTGKQALSFGTNALDLRPGSILSVSEHAHPGVIGRSLLVTAFSSEGSPTREWSTTVQTVYAEHPYRPAAVTPRPLIHGVQSATVVGVKTGQEVQEIHVDEFGRVRVQFPWDRDGKADDFASCWIRVSQGWAGRGYGSMVIPRVGQEVLVSFLDGDPDQPVITGRLFNALNPVPYKLPENKTISTWKSDSSPGSGGFNELKFEDRKGSELFYHQAEKNQRVLIKNDETITVLRDRRKDVTEDETETTGVDRFEVTLQNRSENTAINRTTYIVGDRRKWVKRDKGARVEGSKQTRLGKTLDFILGANKREWIQKASHVHVKGDVREQVDDRRSLSLMEESHEKTGGRYALQTGEIASYHAGKQLVGEGGDGMTVKGSGGFLSIGKSGIVIQGTMVLINEGASPRKTRRVARPVVALAARELKQPLPADVVEDARADEDLSTLSKHLAAVAAFMEAKPSAEGKRWSRTLLFRETKVFQRDDLIDPTDTDRLGRSNLSRMSQGLAPLGPDGVEVNLHHLIQSDKGAIAEVADLFHKRYDRIIHINPSTIPSGIDRKAFNTWRRAYWRQRAADLKAQGSTG; translated from the coding sequence ATGCCCCTGCTCCAGCTTTCCTTCGCCTCCGGCGCGAGTTCGCTCACGGTGCGGCGCTTCGTGGTCCACGAGGCCCTCTCGTCCCTGTTCACCGTCCACGTCTGGGCACGAGGCCTGGACCCGAGCCTCGACCTGTCGCCGATCGTCGGCCAGGCCGCGTCGCTGCGCGTCGACAATGGCCTCTCGTTCGCTCACCGCCCGGAGCGCCTCTGGGCGGGCCTCTGTGTGTTCGCCATCCAGGAGCAGGCGGAGCTGCCGCCCGTGCTCTCGACCTACCGCTTCACCATCGCCCCGGTGATGTGGCTGCTCACCCGTCGCAGCGCCCACCGCATCTTCCAGCACCTGAGCATCCCGGACATCATCGACAAACTCCTCGCCGAGTGGCGCATCGAGCCCACGTGGGAAGTGGACCGGGGGCGCTACCCGAAGCTGGAGTTCAAGCTCCAGTACGGCGAGAGCGATTTCGCCTTCGTCTGCCGCCTTCTGGAAGAGGCTGGCATCACCTTCCTCTTCGAGGACACGGCCGACAGCACCAAGCTGGTGTTCCGGGACGAGCCGCAGACCCGCGCCTCGCGTGGCGCGCCGCTCCCCTATTACGAGCACGCCAACCAGGCCGCCGAGAAGGAGTTCGTCACCGAGGTGAAGCTCGGGCACGAGATCAGGTCAGGCGCGTTCGTGTTGCAGGACTACGATTTCCGGAGGCCGGCGCTGAAGCTCGCCGAGGAGGCCCCGAAGGCCACGGCGCCCGAGGACAAGTACGAGCTCGCGCACTACGAGCCGGGGACCTACCTGGCGGAGCTGGGTTCGGGTGGCGATACGCCGGTGGCCGACGACAAGGGCATCGCTCGGTACGACGTGGGTTACGGCAAGGAGAAGGCGACCCGCTTGCTCGCCGGGGCCAGGACGGGAAAGCAGGCGCTGTCGTTCGGAACGAACGCGCTGGATCTGCGGCCGGGCTCGATCCTGTCGGTGTCCGAGCACGCGCATCCTGGCGTCATTGGCCGTTCGCTGCTCGTGACGGCCTTCTCGTCGGAGGGTTCACCCACCCGCGAGTGGAGCACGACGGTGCAGACCGTGTACGCCGAGCACCCGTACCGTCCCGCTGCCGTGACGCCGCGGCCGCTCATTCACGGCGTGCAGTCCGCGACGGTGGTCGGCGTGAAGACCGGCCAGGAGGTGCAGGAGATCCACGTCGACGAGTTCGGCCGGGTCCGTGTGCAGTTCCCCTGGGACCGAGACGGCAAGGCCGACGACTTCGCCTCCTGCTGGATTCGCGTCAGCCAGGGATGGGCCGGTCGAGGGTATGGCTCGATGGTCATCCCGCGGGTGGGCCAGGAGGTGCTCGTCTCGTTCCTCGATGGGGATCCCGACCAGCCCGTGATCACCGGGCGGCTGTTCAACGCGCTGAACCCCGTCCCCTACAAGCTGCCCGAGAACAAGACGATCAGCACCTGGAAGAGCGACTCGTCACCCGGCTCGGGCGGGTTCAACGAGCTGAAGTTCGAGGACCGGAAGGGCAGCGAGCTTTTCTACCACCAGGCCGAGAAGAACCAGCGCGTCCTCATCAAGAACGACGAGACCATCACCGTCCTCCGAGACCGTCGCAAGGATGTGACCGAGGACGAGACGGAGACGACGGGCGTGGATCGGTTCGAGGTGACCCTCCAGAACCGCTCGGAGAACACCGCCATCAACCGGACGACTTACATCGTCGGCGATCGGCGCAAGTGGGTGAAGCGGGACAAGGGCGCCCGCGTCGAGGGGAGCAAGCAGACACGCCTGGGCAAGACGCTCGACTTCATTCTCGGCGCGAACAAGCGCGAGTGGATCCAGAAGGCCTCGCACGTCCACGTGAAGGGTGACGTCCGGGAGCAGGTGGACGATCGGCGCTCGCTGTCCCTCATGGAGGAGAGCCACGAGAAGACAGGCGGTCGATACGCCCTTCAGACTGGCGAGATCGCAAGCTACCACGCGGGCAAGCAGCTCGTCGGCGAGGGCGGTGACGGCATGACGGTGAAGGGAAGCGGCGGATTCCTCAGCATCGGGAAGTCCGGCATCGTCATCCAGGGGACGATGGTCCTGATCAACGAGGGCGCCTCGCCCAGGAAGACCCGGCGGGTGGCGAGGCCGGTGGTGGCGCTCGCCGCGCGAGAGCTGAAGCAGCCCCTGCCGGCCGACGTGGTGGAGGACGCGCGCGCCGACGAGGACCTGAGCACCCTGTCGAAGCACCTTGCTGCAGTAGCGGCGTTCATGGAGGCCAAGCCCTCCGCCGAAGGCAAGCGCTGGAGCCGCACGTTGCTCTTCCGGGAGACGAAGGTCTTCCAGCGGGACGACCTGATCGACCCCACCGACACCGATCGCCTCGGCCGGTCCAACCTGTCGCGCATGAGCCAGGGCCTGGCGCCGCTGGGGCCCGATGGCGTGGAGGTGAACTTGCACCACCTGATCCAGAGCGACAAAGGCGCCATCGCCGAGGTCGCGGACCTGTTCCACAAGCGGTACGACCGGATCATCCACATCAACCCGAGCACCATCCCCTCGGGGATCGATCGCAAGGCGTTCAATACCTGGCGGCGCGCCTACTGGCGGCAGCGGGCTGCGGACCTGAAGGCCCAGGGGAGCACGGGATGA
- a CDS encoding DUF4123 domain-containing protein: MSVPPPPLAMSTFPHLLLEIRLGPRRGTKGTIPPGGSLRVGRSPDAGLVIADDPQISVEHFELTWVDGKATLRDLNSLGGTRLHGDPVQEAEVSHGAWISAGSTDFVAYVEGHTEHTGSDDDEAGDDDELEEDDGDDGEPPPFAAEERAPPPEEQEEAAEAAARREAEAALRKVWAVERRQAREAHAARVEAATAALPLLQRVATARPLHVVLDAARTPRILTVLQEAIEEYTSLYEGVKGEVLDQVAPRLVELRSDSRLLAQLVREGWGRRWGIFLEGDVSGRELRRHLRRFLMVEDDDTGEKLYFRYYDPKVLREFWPTCSAQERATLLGSLDAFLVEGERGEFVRLTEGGIEAPD, from the coding sequence ATGAGCGTCCCTCCTCCTCCGCTGGCGATGAGCACCTTCCCCCATCTCCTGCTGGAGATCCGTCTCGGGCCGCGCCGGGGTACCAAGGGGACGATTCCACCCGGTGGCTCCCTCCGGGTAGGTCGCTCCCCGGACGCTGGGCTGGTGATCGCTGACGATCCGCAGATCTCGGTCGAGCACTTCGAGCTGACCTGGGTCGACGGCAAGGCGACCCTGCGTGACCTGAACAGCCTCGGCGGGACGCGCCTCCATGGCGACCCCGTGCAGGAGGCGGAGGTGTCCCACGGCGCCTGGATCAGCGCGGGCAGCACCGACTTCGTGGCCTATGTCGAGGGCCACACGGAGCACACGGGGAGCGACGACGACGAGGCCGGCGACGACGACGAGCTGGAGGAAGACGACGGCGACGATGGCGAACCCCCTCCCTTCGCTGCCGAGGAGCGTGCCCCGCCCCCCGAGGAGCAGGAAGAAGCTGCCGAGGCTGCAGCGCGGCGCGAGGCAGAGGCCGCCTTGCGCAAGGTGTGGGCCGTGGAGCGCCGGCAAGCGCGCGAAGCCCACGCTGCCCGGGTCGAGGCTGCGACGGCCGCCCTGCCCCTCCTTCAGCGCGTGGCGACAGCGCGCCCTCTGCACGTCGTCCTCGACGCCGCGCGGACGCCGCGCATCTTGACCGTCTTGCAAGAGGCCATCGAGGAGTACACCTCGCTCTACGAGGGCGTGAAGGGGGAGGTGCTCGACCAGGTGGCCCCGCGCCTGGTCGAGCTGCGGTCGGACTCGCGCCTCCTCGCCCAGCTCGTGCGCGAGGGCTGGGGGCGGCGGTGGGGGATCTTCCTCGAAGGTGACGTGTCCGGGCGCGAGCTGCGCCGGCACCTGCGGCGCTTCCTCATGGTCGAGGACGACGATACCGGCGAGAAGCTCTACTTCCGTTATTACGACCCCAAGGTGCTCCGCGAGTTCTGGCCCACCTGCTCGGCCCAGGAGCGCGCCACCTTGCTCGGATCCCTCGACGCGTTCCTCGTCGAAGGCGAGCGGGGCGAGTTCGTGCGCCTGACGGAGGGAGGCATCGAAGCCCCGGACTGA
- a CDS encoding T6SS phospholipase effector Tle1-like catalytic domain-containing protein: MAETPRDQAALNDARSQVMPDDTPSDTGACPVMKRLRIGVFFDGTNNNRYRDEPRGRETNVVRLWKVYHKREDIEAVRDKMYLIGVGAIETAAEDRSLYDEERNRQATGEERVQRGVDVMNTPTMGGGPALDFRVFTGEDAWLGRTLGGAAGLGAQERLNIAYEWVKSQVVAHNAAYTTESEKVVDIYGFSRGAALARTFANLVKQGLAEAEQFLNVRVRFLGIFDTVGSVGVPGSLPGGSSNPGQNLGLDSGDFDACSHFTARHEFRANFPLSMLPGFDREYTGAHSDVGGGYGDDAGNGQTRNGIALDDSERGVRNHLAFITLIDMYQESVNRNVEMDRPPVPGGVDLARLRKEADEYGGGVAVMYDPNGSFPAQRRAWMSSYVHTSGRDWVWGTNWANPNAVRYEDSRPAREKYTHRKLQLVGLPPNFSWQ; the protein is encoded by the coding sequence GTCATGCCGGACGATACGCCGTCGGACACGGGCGCCTGCCCGGTCATGAAGCGGCTCCGCATCGGCGTGTTCTTCGATGGGACGAACAACAACCGCTACCGCGACGAGCCGCGTGGGAGAGAGACGAACGTCGTGCGGTTGTGGAAGGTCTACCACAAGCGCGAGGACATCGAGGCGGTCCGCGACAAGATGTACCTGATCGGTGTCGGCGCCATCGAGACGGCAGCAGAGGACCGGAGCCTCTACGACGAGGAGCGCAACCGGCAGGCGACCGGCGAAGAGCGGGTTCAGCGCGGGGTGGACGTGATGAACACGCCGACGATGGGTGGCGGTCCGGCGCTCGACTTCCGGGTCTTCACGGGAGAGGACGCCTGGCTCGGCCGCACCCTCGGTGGCGCGGCCGGTCTGGGGGCGCAGGAGCGGCTGAACATCGCCTACGAGTGGGTCAAATCGCAGGTCGTCGCGCACAATGCCGCCTACACGACCGAGTCCGAGAAGGTCGTCGACATCTATGGTTTCAGCCGTGGCGCGGCCCTGGCGAGGACGTTCGCGAACCTGGTGAAGCAAGGGCTCGCCGAGGCGGAGCAGTTCCTGAACGTGCGGGTACGCTTCCTGGGTATCTTCGATACGGTGGGCTCGGTCGGCGTCCCGGGCAGCTTGCCGGGAGGATCGTCGAACCCAGGGCAGAACCTCGGCCTGGACAGCGGTGACTTCGACGCCTGCTCCCACTTCACGGCGCGGCACGAGTTCCGAGCGAACTTCCCCCTGTCGATGCTGCCAGGCTTCGATCGGGAGTACACCGGCGCTCACTCTGATGTGGGCGGTGGGTATGGCGACGACGCGGGCAACGGCCAGACGCGGAACGGGATCGCGCTCGATGACAGCGAGCGAGGCGTCCGCAATCACCTCGCGTTCATCACGTTGATCGACATGTACCAGGAGAGCGTGAACCGGAATGTCGAGATGGATCGGCCTCCGGTTCCTGGCGGGGTCGATCTGGCCCGGCTCCGGAAGGAAGCCGATGAGTACGGTGGTGGTGTCGCGGTCATGTACGATCCGAACGGCAGCTTTCCCGCCCAGCGCCGGGCGTGGATGAGCAGTTACGTCCACACGTCGGGCCGAGACTGGGTGTGGGGCACCAACTGGGCGAACCCCAACGCGGTCCGGTACGAGGATTCGCGGCCCGCGCGTGAGAAGTACACCCACCGGAAGCTGCAGCTCGTCGGCCTCCCTCCGAACTTCTCGTGGCAATGA